A region from the Thermanaeromonas toyohensis ToBE genome encodes:
- a CDS encoding phosphoribosylanthranilate isomerase codes for MVRVKICGIRSLEEAWAALDAGAHALGFVFAPSKRRIEPETAREIIKKLPPFITAVGVFVNEPRSRLLEIASFCRLHVLQLHGEESPDYCRSLAYPLIKAIRVRDIRVLELIPRYPVEAILLDTYVPGCPGGTGQTFNWEIAQEAVGMGRPLILAGGLTPENVGEAIQKVRPYAVDVSSGVETDGRKDPMKIARFIEAVVKASQGQKFCPQRKF; via the coding sequence TTGGTAAGGGTTAAGATCTGCGGCATTCGCAGCCTAGAGGAAGCATGGGCCGCTTTAGATGCCGGTGCCCATGCCCTGGGTTTTGTTTTCGCCCCCAGTAAGCGGCGCATCGAGCCTGAAACGGCCCGGGAAATTATAAAGAAGCTACCCCCTTTTATCACTGCCGTAGGTGTATTTGTAAACGAACCCCGCTCGAGGCTTTTGGAAATAGCTAGCTTTTGCCGTCTTCATGTTTTGCAGCTCCATGGAGAGGAGTCACCAGACTACTGCCGTAGTTTGGCTTATCCTCTAATTAAGGCTATAAGAGTGAGGGATATCCGGGTTCTAGAACTTATCCCCAGGTACCCTGTAGAAGCTATCTTGCTGGATACTTATGTACCTGGCTGTCCCGGGGGTACCGGGCAAACATTCAACTGGGAGATCGCTCAAGAAGCGGTGGGCATGGGGCGCCCCCTTATCTTAGCCGGAGGATTGACCCCAGAGAATGTGGGAGAAGCTATACAGAAGGTCCGGCCCTATGCTGTAGATGTAAGTAGTGGTGTAGAAACGGATGGGCGAAAGGACCCTATGAAAATTGCTCGTTTTATAGAAGCTGTGGTCAAGGCGAGCCAAGGGCAAAAATTCTGCCCGCAAAGGAAATTTTAG
- the pabA gene encoding aminodeoxychorismate/anthranilate synthase component II has translation MLLMIDNYDSFTYNLVQYFGELGQEVIVKRNDAVTLEEIEELKPRYLVISPGPCTPNEAGISLAAIQRFAGRIPILGVCLGHQCIGQAFGGRVVRAKRLMHGKTSPIFHDGHTIFRGLKNPFIATRYHSLIVEEESLPDCLEISARSDQGEVMAIRHRELPVEGVQFHPESILTEEGKRLLANFLALA, from the coding sequence ATGCTGCTTATGATCGATAACTACGATTCCTTCACTTATAACCTGGTCCAGTACTTTGGCGAGCTGGGTCAAGAGGTTATTGTAAAACGTAACGATGCCGTTACTTTGGAAGAGATCGAGGAGCTTAAACCAAGATACCTTGTTATTTCCCCAGGGCCTTGTACACCTAATGAAGCAGGAATTTCTTTAGCGGCCATTCAGCGCTTTGCTGGCCGGATACCTATTTTAGGTGTCTGCTTAGGACACCAGTGCATCGGCCAGGCCTTTGGAGGAAGGGTGGTGAGGGCGAAACGTCTTATGCATGGGAAGACTTCCCCTATTTTCCACGACGGCCATACCATTTTTCGAGGGCTAAAAAATCCCTTTATCGCCACTCGCTACCATTCACTGATTGTAGAGGAAGAATCCCTTCCTGATTGCTTGGAAATTAGTGCCCGAAGCGATCAGGGTGAAGTAATGGCCATCAGGCACCGGGAATTACCAGTAGAAGGTGTACAGTTTCACCCGGAATCTATACTTACCGAGGAAGGGAAAAGGCTGTTAGCCAACTTCCTGGCTTTGGCTTAA
- a CDS encoding methylated-DNA--[protein]-cysteine S-methyltransferase produces the protein MSSSAGPVLYWERGASPLGPLTAVISPAGLCRLAFPNEPIEEIIGSLKTTFPGATIKEKPGVAREVFQQLQEYFSRRRQAFDLPLDLQGTPFQLAVWQALCQIPYGTTKSYGELAKALGRPRAARAVGRAVGSNPVGIIVPCHRVIGSRGDLRGFGGGLDIKEKLLTLEGALVLQP, from the coding sequence ATGTCTTCCAGCGCTGGCCCTGTACTCTACTGGGAAAGGGGTGCTTCTCCCCTAGGCCCTCTTACAGCGGTAATAAGCCCGGCAGGCTTATGCCGCCTCGCCTTCCCTAATGAACCTATAGAAGAGATTATCGGCTCCCTTAAAACTACTTTTCCTGGGGCTACTATAAAAGAAAAGCCTGGTGTGGCACGGGAAGTATTCCAGCAGCTACAGGAATACTTCTCCCGCCGGCGCCAGGCCTTCGACTTGCCCTTGGACTTGCAGGGAACACCCTTCCAGCTCGCAGTATGGCAAGCCCTATGCCAAATTCCTTACGGTACCACTAAAAGCTACGGAGAATTAGCTAAAGCCCTAGGCCGGCCCCGGGCCGCCCGGGCGGTAGGTAGGGCAGTAGGAAGCAATCCGGTGGGTATAATCGTTCCCTGCCACCGCGTAATTGGCTCCCGGGGTGATTTGCGGGGCTTCGGTGGGGGGCTGGATATAAAAGAAAAACTTCTTACCCTGGAAGGAGCCCTTGTCCTCCAACCCTAG
- a CDS encoding hydrolase, producing MDRLDLNRAPCTWGGEALEEILKQILNELQMLNGRVESLEQGQKSIASRLTVLEQGQETITSQLTAVQQDQEAMTSRLVALEQGQETMTSRLTALEQGQETMTSRLVALEQGQETIASRLTSLEQGIHKLEKVVANVKKDTKKIRTELHFVWEDIKKLDDRLTTQEGEIVLLKRLNRA from the coding sequence ATGGATAGGTTGGATTTGAACAGAGCACCCTGCACGTGGGGAGGGGAAGCCTTGGAAGAGATTCTTAAACAAATTTTAAACGAGCTGCAGATGCTTAATGGGCGAGTCGAAAGCCTAGAACAGGGGCAGAAAAGTATAGCCTCCCGGCTCACGGTCTTAGAACAGGGACAGGAAACTATCACCTCCCAGCTCACAGCTGTACAACAAGATCAAGAGGCTATGACCTCCAGGCTTGTAGCCTTAGAACAGGGACAAGAAACTATGACCTCCAGGCTCACAGCTTTAGAACAGGGACAAGAAACTATGACCTCTAGGCTTGTAGCCTTAGAACAGGGACAAGAAACTATTGCCTCCAGGCTCACGAGTTTAGAACAAGGTATCCATAAATTAGAAAAAGTAGTAGCTAATGTTAAAAAAGATACTAAAAAAATCAGGACCGAACTGCATTTTGTCTGGGAAGACATTAAAAAGCTTGATGATCGCTTAACCACCCAAGAAGGAGAAATCGTCCTATTAAAACGGTTAAATAGGGCTTGA
- a CDS encoding pseudouridine synthase, producing the protein MVRLQKYLAQAGVASRRRAEELIRAGRVKVNGETVIAMGFKVEPGRDVVEVDGKKVELRPQKVYYLLYKPAGYVSTARDPQGRPKVIDLLHGVKERVYPVGRLDYATEGLLLLTNDGDLTLRLTHPRYGVPKTYEALVEGIPDVQDLCRLTKGVKLEDGWTSPAEVKLLWARRGKALLELTLREGRKREVRRMCAAVGHPVIKLKRTKIAFLTLEGLKPGEYRELTKEEVEHLYRLTGLKES; encoded by the coding sequence TTGGTGAGATTGCAGAAATATCTGGCCCAGGCGGGAGTAGCCTCCAGACGCCGGGCTGAAGAGCTTATACGGGCTGGCCGGGTGAAAGTAAACGGAGAGACGGTCATTGCTATGGGGTTCAAAGTAGAGCCAGGCCGGGACGTGGTGGAAGTAGATGGGAAAAAGGTTGAGCTGAGGCCCCAAAAGGTTTACTATCTCCTTTACAAGCCGGCTGGTTATGTTAGTACTGCCCGTGATCCCCAAGGACGCCCTAAGGTTATTGACCTGCTGCACGGTGTAAAAGAAAGGGTATACCCGGTAGGTCGCCTGGATTACGCCACCGAAGGATTGCTTCTGTTAACCAACGATGGAGATCTTACCCTAAGGTTAACTCACCCCCGTTATGGAGTTCCCAAAACCTATGAGGCTCTGGTAGAGGGAATACCAGATGTCCAAGACTTATGCCGCCTCACTAAAGGTGTTAAATTGGAAGACGGGTGGACTTCGCCGGCTGAAGTTAAGCTTTTGTGGGCCCGCAGGGGTAAAGCGTTACTGGAGCTAACTTTACGGGAAGGACGCAAACGCGAGGTGCGCCGTATGTGTGCAGCAGTGGGGCATCCGGTTATAAAACTTAAAAGGACCAAAATAGCTTTTTTAACTCTGGAAGGATTGAAACCCGGGGAATACCGGGAGCTGACAAAAGAGGAGGTGGAGCATCTTTACAGGTTAACGGGTTTGAAGGAAAGCTAG
- the trpE gene encoding anthranilate synthase component I has translation MSQARYGQQAGAHSSAGFFGLRGWRYIIPLWEEVLADTETPVSLYLKLGVAPYSYLLESVEGGEKLGRYSFIGLDPLLVFRCRGFTCTIWQEGKEETFTDPLGTLKELLQELQISHYPSDLPRFFGGLVGYFSYDFVRYLERIPITGKNDLQLPEAYLVLNRVLLIYDHVQRTVKVVCLARHDDPKDRSIAQERLNKILRFLNAPPKLHLEEEVTYRWSRQSNLISNMTPQEFMTKVGKIKDYIAAGDCIQVVLSQRLELPFQGNPFGVYRRLRSINPSPYMFYLHFPEVKLVGSSPEMLVRVEDGLVETRPIAGTRRRGRDLLEDQKLAQELQANEKERAEHLMLLDLGRNDIGRVAVPGSVQVPQFMTVEYYSHVMHLVSSVTGRLAPGKTALDAFLACFPAGTVSGAPKVRAMEIIAELEPTLRGPYAGAVGYLGLNGNLDTCIAIRTIIFTGGKAFVQTGAGIVADSVPEAEYQETLNKARALLKALENKETARLKGENKDAAYDR, from the coding sequence ATGAGCCAGGCTAGGTACGGGCAGCAAGCCGGTGCTCATTCGAGCGCTGGCTTTTTTGGTCTTCGGGGGTGGCGGTATATTATCCCGCTCTGGGAGGAAGTCCTAGCGGATACCGAAACCCCTGTTTCTTTATACCTTAAGCTGGGTGTCGCCCCTTACAGCTATCTCCTGGAAAGTGTAGAAGGAGGAGAAAAGTTAGGCCGCTACTCCTTCATAGGTTTGGATCCCCTTTTAGTTTTCCGATGCCGCGGGTTTACCTGTACAATCTGGCAAGAGGGCAAGGAGGAGACCTTTACTGATCCCTTAGGAACTTTAAAGGAATTGTTGCAGGAGCTACAAATCTCCCATTATCCGTCTGATTTACCGCGCTTTTTCGGAGGACTGGTAGGTTATTTCAGTTATGACTTTGTTCGCTATCTGGAGAGAATTCCAATAACAGGTAAAAATGATCTTCAACTCCCCGAAGCATATTTGGTGTTAAACCGCGTTCTTCTTATTTATGACCATGTCCAGCGCACCGTAAAGGTGGTTTGCTTGGCTCGGCATGACGATCCCAAGGATAGAAGCATAGCTCAAGAGCGCTTAAATAAAATTTTGCGCTTCTTAAACGCTCCTCCCAAACTTCATCTTGAGGAAGAAGTTACCTATCGCTGGAGTAGGCAAAGTAACCTTATTTCTAATATGACTCCCCAGGAGTTTATGACCAAGGTAGGGAAAATTAAAGACTATATTGCCGCTGGTGACTGCATCCAGGTAGTGCTTTCTCAACGATTAGAGCTTCCTTTCCAGGGTAACCCTTTTGGGGTGTACCGTCGTTTACGATCCATCAATCCCTCCCCGTACATGTTTTACCTCCATTTTCCGGAGGTTAAGCTCGTGGGTTCTTCTCCTGAAATGCTGGTCAGAGTGGAAGATGGATTAGTAGAAACTCGTCCTATAGCTGGGACCCGGCGGCGGGGAAGGGATCTTTTAGAAGATCAAAAATTAGCTCAGGAACTCCAAGCTAATGAAAAGGAACGCGCCGAGCATCTGATGCTCCTTGATCTAGGGCGCAACGATATTGGTAGGGTAGCAGTTCCGGGAAGCGTACAAGTTCCCCAATTTATGACAGTAGAGTATTATTCCCACGTGATGCATCTGGTATCTAGCGTTACCGGGCGGCTTGCTCCTGGGAAGACAGCTTTAGATGCTTTCCTAGCCTGTTTCCCGGCGGGGACTGTATCAGGGGCTCCCAAGGTAAGGGCTATGGAGATAATTGCAGAGCTAGAACCCACCTTAAGGGGACCTTATGCCGGTGCCGTAGGCTACTTGGGGTTGAACGGGAACCTGGATACTTGTATCGCCATCCGTACCATCATCTTTACAGGGGGCAAAGCCTTTGTTCAAACCGGAGCAGGGATCGTAGCTGATTCGGTACCTGAAGCCGAATACCAGGAAACCTTAAACAAGGCCCGGGCCCTGCTCAAAGCCCTTGAGAACAAGGAAACTGCCAGGCTTAAAGGAGAGAATAAAGATGCTGCTTATGATCGATAA
- the aroH gene encoding chorismate mutase: MEELRVRGIRGAISVEKNEAGEILRSTGQLLQEIMKINQLEESDIISAFFTVTPDLNAAFPAEAARRLGWKEVALLCATEIPVPGSLPGIVRVLIHAYCKTPPQHVYLGRAALLRPDLE; encoded by the coding sequence ATGGAGGAACTAAGGGTTAGAGGTATTAGGGGTGCTATTTCAGTAGAAAAAAATGAGGCTGGGGAAATACTTCGTAGTACGGGGCAGCTTTTGCAGGAAATAATGAAGATTAATCAGTTAGAAGAAAGCGATATAATAAGTGCCTTTTTCACCGTGACTCCTGATTTAAACGCTGCCTTTCCTGCAGAAGCCGCCCGGCGGCTAGGTTGGAAGGAAGTAGCTTTACTATGTGCTACAGAGATACCGGTACCGGGAAGTCTCCCAGGTATAGTCAGAGTGTTAATCCATGCCTATTGTAAAACTCCACCTCAACATGTGTATTTGGGCCGGGCGGCCCTCTTAAGGCCCGATCTAGAGTAA
- a CDS encoding HutP family protein, which translates to MGYGSRQVAAVAIRMALSESREEEHRLKTEFAAKGIRAAAVDCGGEFISSVQKIVERAVVAAKREGVIREVHAEEGAVAGATREALSQLMPKALGLNVGGKIGIARYQDHISVAVFLGIGLLHLDEVGIGLGHRAVS; encoded by the coding sequence ATGGGGTATGGAAGCAGGCAGGTAGCGGCTGTAGCCATACGCATGGCCCTCTCGGAAAGCAGGGAAGAAGAGCACAGGCTAAAAACAGAGTTTGCCGCCAAGGGTATACGTGCGGCGGCAGTAGATTGCGGTGGTGAATTTATCAGCTCTGTTCAAAAGATAGTGGAGCGGGCTGTGGTGGCGGCCAAGAGGGAAGGCGTTATCCGCGAGGTACATGCGGAGGAAGGGGCGGTAGCCGGTGCTACCCGGGAAGCCTTGTCCCAGCTCATGCCTAAGGCTTTAGGCCTTAACGTGGGAGGGAAAATAGGTATTGCCCGTTACCAAGACCATATTAGCGTAGCTGTCTTCCTCGGTATTGGGCTTTTACACTTGGATGAAGTAGGCATTGGCTTAGGGCACCGTGCGGTTTCCTGA
- the trpB gene encoding tryptophan synthase subunit beta, with product MNWPDARGRFGPFGGRFVPETLVPALKELEEAYLKAREDKAFQEQLSHYLKQYAGRPTPLYFARNLTRYWGGAQIYLKREDLNHTGSHKLNNALGQALLALRMGKKRIIAETGAGQHGVATATVAALLGLECEIYMGAEDCQRQALNVFRMELLGAKVHPVHSGTATLKDAINEALRDWVTNVRNTYYLLGSVVGPHPYPMMVRDFQAVIGREVREQIILECGRLPDHLVACVGGGSNAMGLFYPFLEEEKVKLWGAEAGGKGLETGQHAATLTAGVPGVLQGSYSYLLQDEAGQVLPAYSIAAGLDHPGVGPEHSYLKETGRATYQAITDQEALEAFKLLCRTEGILPALESAHAIALAGKLAPRLNPNEIMVINLSGRGDKDVQQVANLLGGLVA from the coding sequence GTGAATTGGCCTGATGCTAGGGGACGTTTTGGCCCCTTTGGTGGCCGGTTTGTCCCGGAAACCCTAGTGCCGGCCCTTAAAGAATTAGAAGAAGCTTATCTTAAAGCCCGGGAGGATAAAGCCTTTCAGGAACAGTTAAGCCATTACCTAAAACAATACGCTGGTCGCCCTACTCCCTTGTATTTTGCCCGTAATCTTACCCGCTATTGGGGCGGGGCTCAAATCTATCTTAAACGCGAAGATTTAAACCACACCGGTTCCCACAAGCTCAATAACGCCTTGGGCCAGGCCTTGTTGGCCCTCAGAATGGGAAAAAAGCGTATAATCGCCGAGACAGGAGCTGGGCAACATGGAGTAGCCACTGCTACTGTGGCGGCCCTCCTGGGGCTAGAATGCGAGATATATATGGGGGCAGAAGACTGCCAGCGCCAGGCTTTAAATGTTTTCCGGATGGAGCTTCTAGGTGCCAAGGTACATCCGGTACACAGCGGCACGGCCACCTTAAAGGACGCCATTAATGAGGCTCTACGTGATTGGGTCACCAATGTGCGGAACACATATTACTTACTGGGCTCGGTAGTGGGGCCTCACCCATACCCCATGATGGTCCGCGACTTCCAGGCCGTCATCGGCCGGGAAGTACGGGAACAGATTATCCTTGAATGCGGGAGACTCCCCGATCACCTGGTGGCTTGTGTAGGTGGCGGTAGCAATGCCATGGGACTTTTCTACCCCTTTTTAGAGGAAGAAAAAGTTAAACTTTGGGGTGCTGAAGCAGGCGGCAAAGGCTTAGAAACAGGACAGCACGCTGCCACCTTGACAGCGGGGGTGCCTGGAGTCCTCCAGGGATCCTATAGCTATCTATTACAGGATGAGGCAGGTCAAGTGCTTCCTGCTTATTCGATAGCTGCCGGCCTGGACCATCCCGGCGTAGGACCTGAGCACAGTTACCTTAAGGAAACCGGCCGGGCTACTTACCAGGCTATAACAGACCAAGAAGCCCTGGAAGCCTTTAAGCTTTTATGCCGTACTGAGGGGATTTTACCAGCTCTAGAGAGCGCCCACGCCATCGCCCTGGCGGGCAAGCTGGCACCTAGATTAAACCCTAATGAAATTATGGTGATAAACCTTTCGGGCCGCGGGGACAAAGACGTGCAGCAGGTTGCCAACCTTTTAGGTGGTTTGGTGGCATGA
- the trpD gene encoding anthranilate phosphoribosyltransferase yields MLKEYIQKVVNGFSLSESEAAQAMEIIMSGQATPAQIGSFLTALRLKGETVEEITGFARTMRRFAVPLKGREEAVDTCGTGGDGRHTFNISTAAAFVVAGAGVPVAKHGNRSVSSRAGSADVLEALGVRIDLPPAGVEACLKEVGIGFLFAPTFHQAMKHAAGPRREIGIRTVFNLLGPLTNPAGAHYQLVGVYAPHLTETLAAVLSRLGCRRAFVVHGSDGLDEVTITGPTRITRVENGTLETFEFSPQEVGIHPVPLTELIGGTAEDNAQIIRKVLKGQSGPARDIVLLNAAFALMAAGRANSVQEGLKRAAESVDSGAAARKLEALANFTQSWAA; encoded by the coding sequence ATGTTAAAGGAATATATTCAAAAAGTGGTAAATGGTTTTTCTTTATCAGAATCTGAAGCCGCCCAGGCCATGGAAATAATTATGAGCGGCCAGGCTACTCCAGCTCAAATAGGATCTTTTTTAACAGCCTTGCGTTTAAAGGGCGAGACAGTAGAAGAGATCACGGGTTTTGCACGCACCATGCGCCGATTCGCCGTACCCCTTAAGGGGAGGGAGGAGGCGGTGGATACCTGCGGTACAGGTGGAGATGGCCGGCATACTTTTAACATATCAACTGCGGCGGCTTTTGTGGTAGCCGGTGCCGGAGTCCCGGTGGCCAAGCATGGAAACCGGTCTGTATCCAGCCGGGCTGGCAGTGCCGATGTGTTAGAAGCCTTGGGGGTCCGCATAGATTTGCCTCCAGCTGGGGTGGAGGCCTGCCTTAAAGAGGTAGGCATAGGTTTTCTTTTTGCTCCCACCTTCCACCAGGCTATGAAACATGCTGCCGGGCCCCGGCGAGAAATTGGCATCCGCACAGTCTTCAACTTGCTAGGCCCCCTTACCAACCCGGCCGGTGCCCATTATCAGCTGGTTGGAGTATATGCACCCCATCTTACCGAAACGTTAGCTGCCGTGCTCAGCCGTTTGGGCTGCCGCCGAGCCTTCGTAGTCCATGGCAGCGATGGCTTAGATGAAGTAACCATTACTGGGCCTACCAGGATTACCCGGGTAGAAAATGGGACCCTGGAAACCTTCGAGTTTTCTCCCCAAGAAGTGGGTATTCACCCTGTACCCCTGACTGAATTGATAGGAGGTACTGCGGAAGATAACGCGCAGATTATCCGGAAGGTGTTAAAGGGCCAATCCGGCCCGGCACGGGATATAGTACTTCTTAATGCAGCCTTTGCCCTGATGGCTGCCGGGAGGGCAAATTCGGTACAAGAGGGATTAAAGCGGGCGGCGGAAAGCGTAGATTCCGGGGCGGCGGCCAGGAAACTTGAGGCACTAGCTAATTTCACCCAAAGCTGGGCAGCCTGA
- the ilvC gene encoding ketol-acid reductoisomerase gives MAVIYYDKDADLNVLKGKKIAVMGYGSQGHAQAQNLKDSGIDVVVGLRKGSKSWAAAEEAGLTVKTVSEAAEEADIIQILLPDEVQPRVYREEIAPSLRPGKAIMFSHGFNIHYHQIVPPEYVDVLMVAPKGPGHLVRRMYVEGKGVPALLAIHQDASGKAKEIGLAYAKAIGATRAGVIETTFKEETETDLFGEQAVLCGGCTALIKAGFETLVEAGYQPEIAYFECLNELKLIVDMMYEGGIKYMRFSISDTAEYGDLTRGPRIIDDHVRATMKQLLKEIQDGTFAREWILENQAGRPVFNALRQREREHLIERVGDRLREMMPWLKKEK, from the coding sequence GTGGCAGTAATTTATTACGACAAGGATGCTGATTTGAACGTACTTAAAGGTAAAAAGATTGCTGTCATGGGTTATGGTAGCCAGGGACATGCCCAGGCCCAGAATTTAAAAGATAGCGGGATAGATGTAGTAGTAGGATTGCGTAAAGGTAGTAAGTCCTGGGCTGCGGCCGAAGAAGCGGGGTTAACCGTCAAGACAGTGAGTGAGGCGGCAGAGGAAGCAGATATCATCCAGATCCTTTTACCTGATGAAGTACAGCCTCGAGTTTACCGGGAAGAAATAGCTCCTTCTTTGCGTCCTGGAAAAGCTATTATGTTTTCCCATGGTTTTAACATTCATTACCATCAGATAGTGCCCCCAGAGTATGTAGATGTACTTATGGTGGCTCCTAAAGGCCCGGGTCATCTGGTACGGCGTATGTACGTGGAGGGTAAAGGCGTACCGGCCCTTTTGGCTATCCACCAGGATGCCTCAGGTAAGGCCAAGGAGATTGGTTTAGCTTATGCCAAAGCTATAGGGGCTACTAGGGCTGGCGTTATCGAAACTACTTTTAAGGAGGAGACGGAAACCGATCTTTTTGGCGAGCAGGCTGTCCTTTGTGGTGGATGTACGGCCCTTATCAAAGCCGGGTTTGAAACCCTGGTGGAAGCAGGTTACCAGCCTGAAATAGCTTATTTTGAATGTCTTAATGAACTCAAACTTATAGTAGACATGATGTATGAAGGCGGCATAAAGTACATGCGCTTCTCCATAAGCGATACCGCAGAGTATGGCGACCTCACCCGGGGCCCGCGGATAATCGACGACCACGTGAGGGCCACCATGAAACAACTTTTGAAGGAAATCCAGGACGGCACCTTTGCCAGGGAGTGGATCCTGGAAAATCAAGCTGGCCGGCCTGTATTCAATGCTTTACGCCAGCGGGAGCGTGAGCATTTGATCGAAAGGGTAGGCGACCGTTTACGGGAGATGATGCCTTGGCTTAAGAAGGAGAAGTAA
- a CDS encoding MoaD/ThiS family protein: protein MSINIKVRLYATLNKYNPTGPNTQEFALKIEPGTSLFKVYEILGIPPEEIKQAFVNGRRVEPEYILKDNDEIGIFPPIAGG from the coding sequence GTGAGCATCAATATTAAAGTACGCCTTTATGCCACCCTCAATAAGTACAATCCTACCGGACCTAATACTCAAGAATTTGCTTTAAAAATTGAACCCGGCACCAGCCTATTTAAGGTATACGAAATACTGGGAATACCTCCGGAGGAAATAAAGCAGGCCTTTGTAAACGGCAGAAGGGTGGAACCTGAGTATATATTAAAGGACAATGATGAAATAGGTATTTTCCCTCCTATAGCCGGGGGTTGA
- the trpC gene encoding indole-3-glycerol phosphate synthase TrpC, whose protein sequence is MLDKILEHKRREVEAAREAWPLAEVEKLCQSLPATRDFAGALRVFKPPALIAELKKASPSRGILRANFHPQELAQIYTRAGAAALSVLTDERFFQGHPQYIRLVRQASPLPVLRKDFIIDAYQVWVSRVLGADAILLIVGALEQEQLKEYLKLASRLGLSALVETHTGEEIERALMAGAKIIGINNRNLRTLRVELRTTLELRPLIPRGILVVSESGIRTREDVLTLRRAGVDALLVGEAFMVAEDIEGKVKELFGIGGDAYFGKG, encoded by the coding sequence ATGCTGGACAAAATTTTGGAACATAAACGCCGAGAAGTAGAAGCCGCCCGGGAAGCCTGGCCCCTGGCCGAAGTAGAAAAGTTGTGCCAGAGCTTACCCGCCACCAGGGATTTCGCTGGTGCCTTGCGGGTTTTTAAGCCTCCTGCCCTCATCGCTGAGCTTAAAAAAGCCTCCCCTTCTCGCGGTATCCTTAGAGCTAATTTCCATCCTCAGGAATTAGCCCAAATTTATACTCGTGCTGGTGCCGCTGCCCTTTCAGTATTAACCGATGAAAGATTTTTCCAGGGCCATCCCCAATATATTCGGCTAGTCCGCCAGGCCAGCCCTCTTCCAGTTTTAAGAAAGGATTTTATTATTGATGCATATCAGGTATGGGTTTCCCGTGTCCTCGGAGCTGATGCTATTCTTTTAATTGTAGGTGCCTTGGAACAAGAACAGCTGAAAGAATACTTAAAGTTAGCCTCCCGGTTGGGTCTTTCTGCCCTAGTAGAAACCCATACTGGGGAAGAAATTGAACGGGCCCTTATGGCTGGGGCTAAAATTATAGGGATAAACAACCGGAATTTAAGGACTTTGAGAGTCGAGCTGCGGACTACTTTAGAACTTCGCCCCTTGATACCTCGGGGCATCCTAGTAGTAAGCGAAAGCGGCATAAGAACCCGGGAAGACGTCTTAACCTTAAGGCGAGCCGGCGTGGATGCTCTTTTAGTAGGCGAAGCTTTTATGGTAGCTGAAGACATAGAAGGGAAGGTCAAGGAGCTTTTCGGTATAGGGGGAGATGCGTACTTTGGTAAGGGTTAA
- the cobO gene encoding cob(I)yrinic acid a,c-diamide adenosyltransferase, producing MPGLKQGLVQVYTGEGKGKTTAAFGLALRAAGHGLKVVIVQFMKTARYGEHKALQYLAPYVLVKAFGRPGFIHRGGVQPEDFEQAHQALSFAREIMLKGEADVLILDEINNALYFGLLEEQEVLNFLKERPPQVEVVLTGRHAPPSIIEAADLVTEMRPIKHPYEKGIPARQGIEF from the coding sequence TTGCCGGGGCTCAAACAGGGGCTAGTACAAGTCTATACTGGAGAGGGAAAAGGAAAGACTACAGCTGCCTTTGGCTTGGCTTTGCGGGCTGCAGGTCACGGTCTAAAGGTAGTTATTGTCCAGTTCATGAAGACAGCCCGTTATGGAGAACATAAGGCTTTACAATATCTAGCACCATATGTGCTGGTGAAAGCCTTTGGTCGTCCGGGCTTTATCCACCGGGGCGGAGTACAGCCGGAGGATTTTGAACAAGCTCATCAAGCCCTCTCTTTCGCTCGGGAGATTATGCTTAAAGGAGAAGCTGATGTGCTTATTTTAGATGAAATTAACAATGCCCTTTATTTCGGCCTCTTAGAGGAACAGGAGGTCCTAAATTTTCTAAAGGAACGCCCGCCCCAAGTAGAAGTTGTGCTTACGGGACGCCATGCGCCTCCTTCTATTATAGAAGCAGCTGATCTCGTTACCGAGATGCGCCCCATAAAGCATCCCTATGAAAAAGGGATACCTGCTAGGCAAGGTATAGAATTTTAA